From the Eremothecium cymbalariae DBVPG#7215 chromosome 6, complete sequence genome, one window contains:
- the SPO14 gene encoding phospholipase D (similar to Ashbya gossypii AFR071W) encodes MGLSEASSIDDVPPMVSLVNNTGPDSRRVKSASVIPGVYSETQVLGDDESDEYEGVGGKQQENNFPNGQEDGDVHSRGLRNEPTTACETDHEAEYKNLVFQGVPNSTITSMAHGFSSRSNSNYNVKRHSRSNSNIGSDLNATPSWLAKMNPQDSLTGWKKEFGQAFKKISKLTSRKYPLKSGHCGGKNKFGVEDNESADEEDEVAEEELIIQNMASDLIDILIAGCPAALFAGSGFLRDEHGVRRASLLLAMLSVRVSPITNNDTMLSLQRVSTDTTVTSTGSNHEETKGNDESMMAIVDQGYHTKYKLELEYGVGDSRLKWVILRSYKDLASLHGKLQLVSFQQNTLNKLYIDHNRYQRIHLPHFPRFDDYMKKAKRPSTPTAQTNTVTSLSTVATPRSSLNFEAKRFHMKHIQDLIDEADDVKKPMHKRIEKYLRLLNLALCLRPQANRLFQFYELSPIGNLLSYENGFQGKQGYLIIRSSAKAQGWRVSHFRFNDWKAMIERHTNKWFLVRHSYIIYVSDMCSTTPLDVFLVDSKFKISCSGSFLEDNTLNEDDPLDDNQKKISTKLLITLENSERKLQMIAKSEYLLKLWVSSLVQMQKNTIWSKPQRFGSFAPVRKNCFCHYLVDGRDYFWALSDALAMAKDVIFIHDWWLSPELYMRRPVQDNQEYRIDRILKERAEMGVKIFIVIYRNVGSTVGTDSLWTKHSMLSLHPNIHLIRSPNQWLQNTYFWAHHEKLVVIDHTIAFMGGIDLCYGRYDTPEHVLRDDSPELQKQNFPGKDYSNARVCDFYELDKPFESMYDRELVPRMPWHDVHMMTIGEAARDMSRHFVQRWNYLLRQKRPSRPTPLLTPPSDFTPEELEESEFFQELKPRSTCEIQILRSAGNWSLGLEETEKSIQTAYLKLIETSKHYIYLENQFFITSSNWDGVVIENKIGDAIVDRIIKANSEGKPWKAFVVIPVMPGFNSEVDEPEGSSIRVIMQCQYQSIARGETSIFAKLKRLNIDPSQYIQFYSLRKWSTIGQYDKLVTEQLYVHAKVMIVDDRSCIIGSANVNERSMLGNRDSEVAAIIRDTDLVKTKMNGEDYLAGRFAWELRQRLMREHLGCDVDLVEIIERKFGRLEDIAAKNVNNLHLIPDDQLSEASHELKVQSAMLEIGFREVMNEDCSDLWLQKYGAKDLKNFGIEVDHNVFVGLDENVPEPLAPNKATHKKTPLPSKKSKNNGKKSYSSNAKYYSFNNRAGEANVGIRDKKPISTDSRLVGNHTHTKDVEGLGPDGWKKTEKKHKENVTQQLRDWTAEVMNIRTVDCNRETKENTPTTFLPDKEDVIQYLQDESIPDINKWNMLKRICYLQYLSFKKDAKLTEYNKTQKDTAETISRALDFLGEEVMDDEAIDAMLSQMVPSVAENSKRQPFANFNFMDPYAFEDPLVDSFYEDMWFAVALRNSLIYRMVFHCQPDNSVQTWRDYKDFQKLSQSFDDLQKKMIDMEYGEKVTIVDDSSDADESNISLEKGTKLKAVPTNVADTLSTEVDQPLSQQALKITTGAKSTNPSKMKLSSSLLYGINQKIFDRHTARRLLERINGHLVIFPTDWLSKEVESKNWFYNADRLPPIDIYD; translated from the coding sequence ATGGGGTTATCGGAAGCTAGTAGTATTGATGATGTGCCACCGATGGTGTCGCTGGTGAACAATACTGGGCCTGATAGTCGTCGTGTGAAGAGTGCAAGTGTGATTCCGGGGGTATATTCGGAGACGCAGGTTTTAGGGGATGATGAGAGTGATGAATATGAGGGAGTTGGTGGTAAGCAGCAAGAGAATAATTTTCCCAACGGTCAGGAGGATGGGGATGTTCACAGTAGGGGTTTACGGAATGAGCCTACGACGGCGTGTGAGACGGATCATGAGGCGGAGTATAAGAATTTGGTTTTCCAGGGAGTACCCAACTCTACTATAACGTCTATGGCGCATGGGTTCAGTAGCCGGAGTAATAGTAACTATAATGTGAAGAGACACAGTCgtagtaatagtaatattGGGAGTGATTTGAATGCCACTCCTAGTTGGTTGGCCAAAATGAATCCGCAGGATTCTCTTACTGGGTGGAAGAAGGAGTTTGGACAGGCGTTTAAGAAGATTTCCAAGCTAACGTCGCGGAAATATCCGTTAAAAAGTGGGCATTGTGGGGGGAAGAACAAATTTGGTGTTGAGGACAACGAGTCGGccgatgaagaggatgaagtTGCGGAAGAGGAGTTGATTATCCAAAACATGGCTTCTGATTTGATTGATATTCTAATTGCGGGCTGTCCTGCAGCATTGTTTGCTGGGAGTGGGTTCCTACGTGATGAGCACGGCGTGAGAAGGGcttcgttgttgttggcGATGTTGAGTGTTCGTGTTTCGCCGATTACCAATAACGACACGATGTTGTCTCTTCAGAGGGTGAGTACAGACACTACTGTTACAAGTACTGGTAGTAACCATGAGGAGACCAAGGGTAACGATGAGTCGATGATGGCGATTGTGGATCAAGGTTACCACACCAAGTACAAGTTGGAACTAGAATATGGAGTGGGTGATAGTAGATTGAAGTGGGTAATATTACGCTCGTATAAAGATTTGGCTTCACTACATGGGAAGTTGCAATTAGTGTCCTTTCAACAGAATactttaaacaaattgtACATTGATCATAATAGGTACCAGAGAATTCATTTGCCTCATTTTCCGAGGTTCGATGATTACATGAAAAAGGCAAAGAGACCTTCTACACCTACCGCACAGACCAATACTGTCACATCCCTTTCTACAGTTGCCACACCCAGATCTTCATTGAATTTTGAAGCTAAAAGGTTCCATATGAAACATATCCAAGACTTGATCGATGAAGCCGATGACGTTAAAAAACCGATGCACAAAAGAATAGAAAAGTACTTAAGATTGCTTAATCTAGCGCTCTGTTTGAGGCCACAGGCAAATAGGCTGTTCCAATTTTATGAACTTTCGCCAATAGGAAATTTATTAAGTTACGAAAACGGATTTCAAGGCAAACAAGGTTACTTAATCATCAGATCTTCAGCAAAAGCCCAAGGATGGCGTGTATCTCACTTCAGGTTTAACGATTGGAAAGCGATGATTGAGAGACACACCAACAAGTGGTTCCTCGTAAGACATTCTTATATCATATATGTTAGTGATATGTGCTCCACAACACCGTTGGACgtttttcttgttgattCCAAGTTCAAAATCAGCTGTTCTGGAAGTTTCTTGGAAGACAATACAttaaatgaagatgatcctttagatgataaccaaaagaaaatatcaacTAAGTTATTGATTACTTTGGAAAATAGTGAGCGTAAATTGCAAATGATCGCCAAATCTGAATATTTATTAAAGTTGTGGGTTTCCTCGTTGGTCCAAATGCAAAAGAACACTATTTGGTCGAAACCCCAAAGATTCGGTAGTTTTGCACCTGTTAGAAAGAATTGTTTCTGTCATTACCTTGTTGATGGCCGCGATTATTTCTGGGCTTTAAGTGACGCACTAGCTATGGCTAAAGATGTAATATTTATACATGATTGGTGGTTATCACCAGAACTTTACATGCGGAGGCCAGTTCAAGATAACCAAGAATACAGAATCGATCGTATTTTGAAAGAGCGTGCAGAGATGGGTGTAAAGATATTCATCGTTATCTACCGTAACGTAGGCTCTACCGTGGGCACAGACTCTCTCTGGACCAAGCACTCAATGTTAAGCTTGCATCCAAACATCCATTTGATTAGATCGCCTAATCAATGGCTACAAAACACCTACTTCTGGGCTCACCATGAGAAACTAGTTGTGATTGACCATACTATTGCTTTTATGGGCGGAATTGACTTGTGCTATGGTAGATATGATACCCCTGAGCATGTTTTAAGAGATGATTCGCCTGAGTTGCAGAAGCAAAATTTCCCTGGCAAAGATTATTCAAATGCAAGAGTTTGTGATTTTTACGAGTTAGACAAGCCTTTTGAATCCATGTATGATCGCGAACTCGTTCCCAGAATGCCTTGGCATGATGTTCATATGATGACAATAGGTGAAGCAGCTCGTGATATGTCAAGACATTTTGTACAAAGATGGAATTATTTATTAAGGCAGAAGAGACCAAGCAGACCAACACCATTGTTGACTCCACCAAGTGACTTTACCCCAGAGGAATTAGAAGAGTCTGAATTTTTCCAGGAATTGAAACCTAGGTCTACTTGTGAGATTCAAATTTTGAGAAGTGCAGGAAATTGGTCACTTGGCTTAGAAGAGACTGAAAAATCCATCCAAACAGCCTACCTAAAGTTAATCGAAACTTCTAAGCACTATATTTATTTAGAAaaccaattttttattactaGTTCAAACTGGGATGGTGTGGTGATTGAAAATAAGATAGGTGATGCTATAGTGGATCGTATTATTAAAGCAAACAGCGAAGGAAAGCCTTGGAAAGCTTTCGTTGTAATCCCCGTAATGCCAGGATTTAATTCCGAAGTCGACGAACCTGAAGGGTCTAGTATTCGTGTTATAATGCAATGCCAGTATCAATCAATTGCCAGAGGTGAAACTTCAATTTTCGCaaaattgaagagattgaaCATTGATCCATCGCAATATATTCAGTTCTATTCCTTAAGAAAATGGTCAACTATAGGACAGTATGACAAATTAGTGACCGAACAACTATATGTTCACGCAAAAGTAATGATCGTAGATGACCGTAGTTGTATCATTGGAAGTGCAAATGTTAATGAAAGATCTATGCTTGGTAACAGAGATAGTGAGGTTGCAGCCATTATTAGAGACACTGATTTAGTGAAAACCAAAATGAATGGTGAGGACTACCTGGCGGGCAGATTTGCATGGGAATTACGGCAGAGGTTGATGAGAGAACATCTTGGTTGTGATGTTGACCTGGTCGAAATTATTGAACGGAAGTTTGGTAGACTAGAAGATATTGCGGCCAAGAATGTGAATAATTTGCACTTAATCCCTGACGACCAACTCTCCGAAGCTAGCCATGAACTGAAGGTTCAAAGTGCTATGTTGGAAATTGGATTCCGTGAAGTCATGAATGAAGACTGTAGTGACCTATGGCTACAAAAGTATGGTGctaaagatttgaaaaactttGGTATAGAAGTAGACCATAATGTATTTGTCGGATTGGATGAAAATGTTCCTGAACCTCTGGCGCCAAATAAAGCAACCCATAAGAAAACTCCATTGCCTTCAAAGAAGAGTAAAAATAACGGTAAGAAAAGTTATAGCTCTAACGCCAAGTATTATTCTTTCAATAACAGGGCTGGAGAAGCTAATGTTGGCATTAGGGACAAGAAACCTATTAGTACAGATTCTAGACTAGTTGGAAATCACACTCACACAAAGGACGTGGAAGGTCTTGGACCAGATGGCTGGAAGAAGactgaaaaaaaacacaagGAAAACGTCACTCAACAACTAAGAGACTGGACAGCAGAAGTTATGAACATTCGTACCGTTGATTGTAATCGGGAAACTAAGGAAAATACCCCTACTACATTCCTGCCGGACAAGGAAGATGTAATACAGTACTTACAAGATGAAAGCATCCCAGACATAAACAAATGGAATATGTTGAAACGTATTTGTTATCTGCAATAtttatctttcaaaaaagacGCTAAATTGACAGAATAcaataaaacacaaaagGACACTGCTGAAACTATTAGCCGAGCCCTAGACTTCCTCGGTGAGGAAGTGATGGATGATGAAGCAATAGATGCTATGCTCTCCCAAATGGTTCCATCAGTTGCAGAAAACAGTAAACGGCAACCGTTCGCAAACTTCAACTTTATGGACCCATATGCCTTTGAAGACCCCTTGGTCGATTCTTTCTATGAAGATATGTGGTTTGCAGTTGCTTTAAGAAACAGTCTAATTTACAGAATGGTTTTCCATTGTCAGCCAGACAATTCCGTTCAGACTTGGCGAGACTATAAGGATTTCCAGAAGCTATCCCAAAGTTTTGACGATTTGCAGAAAAAAATGATAGATATGGAATATGGAGAGAAGGTCACAATTGTTGATGATTCTAGCGATGCTGATGAGTCTAACATCTCTCTCGAAAAAGGTACAAAACTCAAAGCAGTGCCTACAAATGTGGCTGATACTTTATCCACAGAGGTCGATCAGCCTTTAAGCCAGCAGGCTTTAAAGATTACGACCGGCGCCAAGAGTACAAATCCTTCTAAAATGAAATTATCCAGTAGTCTGTTGTACGGCatcaatcaaaaaatatttgatagGCATACTGCCAGACGCTTACTTGAGAGAATTAATGGGCACTTGGTTATATTCCCAACAGACTGGCTCTCCAAGGAAGTGGAATCTAAAAATTGGTTCTATAATGCTGACAGGTTACCGCCTATTGACATCTACGATTGA